The DNA region GCTGGAGCAACCCAATTTAGGGACGTTAAGGATTGATGTGAATCAGGCGATCGAGGAAATGGATGATCTGCTGGATGAGTTCGATCGCACGTTCCCAAAATCATCCAATGAGAATTAGATTTGGCAGACAGAAGCGAAACGGTCGTCTGTAAAAGCCAAGAAAGTAGCGATCGCCCATTGTCTGGTTGGGTGATGGGCGATCGTATGGCATAACTGCAGTTTTACCCTGGATATTATTGTTGACCCGGACAAGTCTGAGTATCAATCCATCATCATTAAGCATCCGATTATCCGAAGCTACCCGGATGGCTGGGAGCAAAAATTGCGATCGTTCCTGCAGGGAGAAATCAGTAGTGATGAATTACCAGCTGTAGTGAACTATGTCGATCGATCGGCCAATCGAGATTACCATCCTCCCGGATGGAATGAATTGTACCTGACTGCGAGTGGTTTTCAGGGCGTTTAAGGGGTACCAGCCATGCAAGATTGGTTAAACCCATAAAGGATTTGGGGTACGCCTCAACACGGCCATATCTTCCTCATCCAATTCCACTGGCGTACCACTGCGAATCAGTTCTGCAAAATCTTCATTCGGCACCATAATACACAAGGCATAAAGTCGTTCTGCTCCAGTGTTGCAAATTTCGTGAATTCCAGTTGGTGGCACCAGAATACTATCGCCTGCCTGAATTCGCACTGTCTTGCCATCGCAAGATGCAGTTCCTTCACCTTTGAGCACAAAAAACATTTCAACTGCAAGTTGATGTCGATTTGGAGGTGTTTTGCCACCCACATCAAAAATCTCAACGCAAACGGTTAAGGACATATTTGCCGTCTGAGAATCAAACACGATCGCCAATCGATTTGTATCCTGTGGACTAATCCGAAACGCCTGATAGTCTGTGGGAGATTTAACAACCGGAATCACGCAACTGACAGAGTCCATAAAAAACCTCACGGGGGTGAAGGGTGATTAGTGTGTAAGTGTTGAGTGTTGAGTTTTCAACCTTGTCCAAGTCCGGAGCCGGAGTTTCTCTGCTAGGAAAACGGCTGTTCCCTGGCTGGGCCTGGTTTAGGTTAGATCAGTGCAACTCAAAACTTAAAACTTAGAACTCAAAACTTGATTTAATGGCCTTTGCGATCGCCGTGGAATCAGTCACGAAACCGAAACATTGTTTCACGTTGTAAAGGGTAGCCAGCCAGCAGTAGTCGGGGGAGGTGGTGGCAGTGCAGTCTTTTACCAGAATGCAGTCATATCCTAGAAAGCTGGCATCCTGCAACGTGGTCATCACGCATTGATCGGCATTCACTCCCGCAAAAAAGAGAGTGGTGCGGCCCAAGTTCTTCAAGATGCTATCCAGAGGTGTATCCCAGAAGCCGCTCATGCGATATTTATCGATTTTGATATCTGTGGCATCTGGTGTCAGTTCATCCACGACAGCCGCTGCCCAACTATCCTTCATCAACACAGGAGCGCCATTGGCTGGCAGTGGATCGCCCAGACCGACTCCGCCGCCTGTTGGATTATAGACATGATGCACATTGGCGCTGATGTTCAGCAGGTCAGGCCGATTCCCCCAATTAATCCACAGCACAGGTATCTGGGCAGTTCGCAGCACAGGCAATAAGGCTTGCAGTGGCTGAATGGGAGTCCGGGCGGGCGAAACATCGACTCCAATATGCGCCAGCCAGCCATCGGGATGACAGAAATCATTCTGCATATCAATCACCAGCATGGCTGCTTTCGTCAGATCCAGCCGCAAAGTTTTCGTTTCAGTGGGAATCGTAATTGGGCGCGGTTCCAGCGGTGGACGGGTGATGTCTGCGATCGTCGCATCCACCCTCCAGGCATTGGGGAGTGTTCCTAAAATCCGTAGAGAGGGGGTGCGATGCGAAAAAGATGGCTTTGAGGAGAGGCAGCAAAAGCTGAGAAAAGACAGGATATGCACAATGATCGGTGCAGAGTGAAAAAACATCCTGTCTCTAGTGAATATGAATATACCTGCAACCCTGGATCTCAACCAAGCCATTGAAACATTTAAGCAAACCATTGCCCCACTGCTGGCCGTGGGGGAAATTTCCAGTTGGGATGGAGTGGCGTTGAAAGCACGGGAGGAGGCAATCCGCGCCGCGGCTCTGGTGCTAGCCGGCCAGGTGATTGCCCTGCTGCTGCACGAACTCAGTGAGCATCCAGATAGCCAACGAGAAGCCAACCAACGGACCCGCTCATCACGAGGCTTCATGGCTCGCAGTCAAGGCAAACGCCGGGTCAAGGTATTAACCGTAGGCAATGTCGTCGTTGAGTTCAAGGTGGGCTACATTCTCAATGGGGTCTCTCAGCAGAAGCGGAAAGGCAAGCGGAAAGCCGGTCAACGGGGGCCATCCCAGGGACAGGGATTCTATCCCCTGCTGCGTTGGTTGGGACTGGAAGAGCAAGTCAGTCCCCTGGTTTGGAGCGTGGTTGCAGCGGCAGGGATGCTGTCGAGGTCCTTTGCGCAAGCGACTGAGCAGTTGCAGCAATGGGGCATTGAGTTGAGTGAGAAACGGGTGGTGCGACTGACCTATGGTTTTGGTCAAATCGGCCTGGCGTTAACCGACCAGTGGCTGGCTCAGTTGCAGCAAGGCCAACTGCCCACTGGCCAGACCTTTGAGGGACAGAGAGTGGGGTTGAGTGTCGATGGCGGGCGCACCCGGTTGCGATACAACAAACGGGGTAGACGACGGGCGACCAAGCGGCGGGGGATCGGGGGCATTGGCGAGAACCCAAACTATTCACCCTCTATGCCATCGATGAGCAGGGCCAGCGCATCAATACAGTCAAATTACCGGTCATTAATGACGGCACCTTTACCGGTATCGAAGGATTCATGAGCCTGCTGGAGATGTATCTGGTCAAATTGGGGGTTGTGCATGCCCAGCAAGTGTTGCTGCTAGCCGATGGCGCTCCTTGGATTTGGCACCGGATTCCCGCCCTTCTGGAACGCTTGGGCCTGCCCAAAGACCGACTGATTGAGTTGATTGACTTTTACCATGCCAGTCAGCATTTGAAGGATTTTGCTGAGGCGGCTTTTAGCAGGGTGCCAAGCGGAAAAAATGGGTAGGTTAGGCCACCGCTAAGTCACTCGCATTGGGCTCGACAATTTCTAGCCGCTTGGCATCGAGTTTGGCAGTCAAAATTTCAGCACAGAAGGTGTCCCATCGTCCTGCCGCCCAATAACAGCGACCTTGAAGCAGAATTTCTGCATTGTTCAGGCAACCAAAACTTGCCATTTCCCTTGAGCCGCAGGTTGACCACCTGGCGGATTAGACTCTCAATGGCTCCACTGCCAATCGGTAGATTCATTGCCTGTACCTGCCCATAGGCAAAGCGCTGGGGTTGGTCATTAAAGTAGTTGAATGGGGTTGTCATTGCCTTGCGTTGTTGGCGCGTGTGTTTCTGAGCCAGAATCTGCTGCATCTGTGTCAGGAGTTGCGCCAACTTACCCCGTTTGAGGCTAGAACGAGCCGCCTCGAACCATTTCCGTGCCACTTGAGCTTTGCTAAAAGCCGCCTCAGCAAAATCCTTCAAATGCTGACTGGCATGGTAAAAGTCAATCAACTCAATCAGTCGGTCTTTGGGCAGGCCCAAGCGTTCCAGAAGGGCGGGAATCCGGTGCCAAATCCAAGGAGCGCCATCGGCTAGCAGCAACACTTGCTGGGCACGCACAACCCCAATTTGACCAGATACATCTCCAGCAGGCTCATGAATCCTTCGATACCGGTAAAGGTGCCGTCATTAATGACCGGTAATTTGACTGTATTGATGCGCTGGCCCTGCTCATCGATGGCATAGAGGGTGAATAGTTTGGGTTCTCGCCAATGCCCCGATACCCCCGCCGCTTGGTCGCCCGTCGTCTACCCCGTTTGTTGTATCGCAACCGGGTGCGCCCGCCATCGACACTCAACCCCACTCTCTGTCCCTCAAAGGTCTGGCCAGTGGGCAGTTGGCCTTGCTGCAACTGAGCCAGCCACTGGTCGGTTAACGCCAGGCCGATTTGACCAAAACCATAGGTCAGTCGCACCACCCGTTTCTCACTCAACTCAATGCCCCATTGCTGCAACTGCTCAGTCGCTTGCGCAAAGGACCTCGACAGCATCCCTGCCGCTGCAACCACGCTCCAAACCAGGGGACTGA from Leptodesmis sichuanensis A121 includes:
- a CDS encoding cupin domain-containing protein, producing MDSVSCVIPVVKSPTDYQAFRISPQDTNRLAIVFDSQTANMSLTVCVEIFDVGGKTPPNRHQLAVEMFFVLKGEGTASCDGKTVRIQAGDSILVPPTGIHEICNTGAERLYALCIMVPNEDFAELIRSGTPVELDEEDMAVLRRTPNPLWV
- a CDS encoding cysteine hydrolase family protein is translated as MFFHSAPIIVHILSFLSFCCLSSKPSFSHRTPSLRILGTLPNAWRVDATIADITRPPLEPRPITIPTETKTLRLDLTKAAMLVIDMQNDFCHPDGWLAHIGVDVSPARTPIQPLQALLPVLRTAQIPVLWINWGNRPDLLNISANVHHVYNPTGGGVGLGDPLPANGAPVLMKDSWAAAVVDELTPDATDIKIDKYRMSGFWDTPLDSILKNLGRTTLFFAGVNADQCVMTTLQDASFLGYDCILVKDCTATTSPDYCWLATLYNVKQCFGFVTDSTAIAKAIKSSFEF